One Frankia alni ACN14a DNA window includes the following coding sequences:
- the mftF gene encoding mycofactocin biosynthesis glycosyltransferase MftF (Members of this protein family, MftF, are glycosyltransferases, members of PF00535 (glycosyl transferase family 2). The encoding gene is found as part of the mycofactocin cassette, in Mycobacterium tuberculosis, many other Actinobacteria, and occasional members of other lineages. Mycofactocin itself, a putative redox carrier, is a heavily modified derivative of the C-terminal Val-Tyr dipeptide of the mycofactocin precursor MftA (TIGR03969).) — MTSEPARVALPAAFRVQCDPGLAVLAPAPAAAADGGIVLLGGAPLRLMALSAAGARVFAALRGGATVGAAGPGAGLLARRLVDAGLVHPLPPRRTAPVDTPTADAAVAGAAEPAGVAGAAGVAGTGGGSEVAGAGGVTAVIPVRDGAGRIGALVGALRGQCTEVVVVDDGSRDGTSAEATAAGARVIRHDRARGPAAARTAGARAARTELIVFCDCDVRPTADWLDRLIAHLADPAVVAVAPRVASPVPPASRAGLRERYEAGRSPLDLGPWPAAVRPGSRVSYVPSAALLLRRAHAAFDPALRFGEDVDLVWRLVGAGHSVRYEPTAVVHHDPRPTWWAWARQRHGYGSSAAELARRHPGPLRPARGAASAVAAVGLMALRRDRGGAAVVGAVAAGSVALTTARLARRLGRTDRPGRAALALTVRGRRHALLAAAETSRRTWLPLLACAGTPGRLVLAAATLPLAHEWWVARPAVGLVPYLLLRVADDAAYCAGVWSGCLLRGHLEPLLPVAPSVPRRGQAGGRGGGEIGAATSPGRARLPSTV; from the coding sequence GTGACTTCTGAGCCGGCTCGGGTGGCACTGCCGGCCGCGTTCCGGGTGCAGTGCGATCCCGGCCTGGCGGTCCTGGCGCCGGCGCCCGCCGCCGCGGCGGACGGCGGGATCGTGCTGCTCGGCGGGGCGCCGCTGCGGCTGATGGCACTGTCCGCTGCCGGTGCGCGGGTGTTCGCGGCGCTGCGTGGCGGCGCCACGGTTGGTGCGGCCGGACCCGGTGCGGGGTTGTTGGCGCGCCGGCTCGTCGACGCCGGGCTCGTTCATCCGCTGCCGCCGCGCCGCACGGCGCCGGTGGACACGCCCACCGCGGATGCCGCGGTCGCCGGAGCCGCCGAGCCCGCCGGGGTTGCCGGAGCTGCCGGGGTTGCCGGGACCGGCGGCGGCAGCGAGGTCGCCGGCGCCGGCGGGGTCACGGCCGTCATTCCGGTCCGGGACGGGGCCGGGCGCATCGGCGCGCTGGTCGGCGCACTGCGCGGGCAGTGCACAGAGGTCGTCGTCGTCGACGACGGCTCCCGCGATGGCACCTCGGCCGAGGCCACCGCCGCCGGTGCCCGGGTGATCCGGCACGACCGAGCCCGCGGCCCCGCGGCGGCGCGCACCGCCGGCGCCCGGGCCGCCCGCACCGAGCTGATCGTCTTCTGCGACTGCGACGTGCGGCCCACCGCCGACTGGCTCGACCGCCTCATCGCCCACCTCGCGGACCCGGCGGTCGTCGCCGTCGCGCCGCGGGTCGCCTCGCCGGTGCCGCCGGCGTCGCGCGCCGGCCTGCGGGAACGCTACGAGGCGGGCCGCTCCCCGCTCGATCTCGGGCCGTGGCCGGCGGCGGTGCGCCCCGGAAGCCGGGTGTCGTACGTGCCGTCGGCAGCGCTGCTCCTGCGGCGGGCGCACGCCGCGTTCGACCCGGCGCTGCGCTTCGGTGAGGACGTCGACCTGGTGTGGCGGCTCGTCGGCGCCGGCCACAGCGTCCGGTACGAGCCGACGGCGGTGGTACACCACGATCCGCGGCCGACCTGGTGGGCCTGGGCACGCCAGCGTCACGGCTACGGCTCCTCGGCGGCGGAGCTCGCCCGGCGCCATCCGGGACCGCTGCGGCCGGCCCGGGGAGCGGCGAGCGCGGTGGCGGCGGTGGGCCTGATGGCGCTGCGCCGGGACCGGGGCGGGGCCGCCGTGGTCGGCGCCGTGGCCGCGGGCTCCGTGGCGCTGACCACCGCCCGGCTCGCCCGCCGGCTGGGCCGCACCGACCGTCCCGGCCGCGCCGCGCTGGCCCTGACCGTGCGGGGGCGCCGCCACGCCCTGCTGGCCGCCGCCGAGACATCCCGGCGAACCTGGCTGCCCCTGCTGGCCTGCGCCGGCACGCCGGGTCGGCTGGTCCTGGCCGCGGCGACGCTGCCGTTGGCGCACGAGTGGTGGGTGGCGCGCCCGGCGGTCGGCCTCGTGCCGTACCTGCTCCTGCGCGTCGCCGACGACGCCGCCTACTGCGCCGGCGTCTGGTCCGGCTGCCTGCTGCGGGGCCACCTCGAACCGCTGCTCCCGGTGGCGCCGTCGGTCCCGCGCCGCGGGCAGGCGGGCGGCCGGGGCGGGGGCGAGATCGGCGCGGCGACGTCGCCCGGCCGCGCGCGACTACCCTCTACCGTGTGA
- a CDS encoding MarR family winged helix-turn-helix transcriptional regulator, translated as MATPKPLPTDPIAEAHRHWTAHGWGSVADGMAAVTSLMRAQQIMLARVDEVLRPLDLTFARYELLMLLLFSRRGALPLNKIGSRLQVHPTSITSAVDRLEARGQVRRNPHPTDRRAILAEITEEGRATALAATEKLNDTVFADPGLGDGGVRTLIDLLTDLRRAAGDF; from the coding sequence GTGGCCACCCCCAAACCGCTGCCCACCGATCCCATAGCGGAGGCCCACCGGCACTGGACCGCGCACGGCTGGGGCTCGGTGGCGGACGGGATGGCGGCGGTCACGTCACTGATGCGTGCCCAGCAGATCATGCTGGCCCGGGTCGACGAGGTCCTGCGCCCGCTCGATCTGACCTTCGCCCGGTACGAGCTGCTGATGCTGCTGTTGTTCTCCCGAAGGGGCGCGCTGCCGCTTAACAAGATCGGTAGTCGGCTTCAGGTCCATCCGACCAGCATCACCAGCGCGGTCGACCGCCTGGAGGCCCGCGGCCAGGTTCGCCGCAACCCGCATCCCACCGACCGCCGCGCCATTCTCGCCGAGATCACCGAGGAGGGGCGGGCGACGGCCCTCGCCGCGACGGAGAAGCTCAACGACACCGTCTTCGCCGACCCCGGTCTGGGGGACGGGGGTGTGCGGACGCTCATCGACCTGCTCACCGACCTGCGCAGGGCGGCCGGTGACTTCTGA
- the icmF gene encoding fused isobutyryl-CoA mutase/GTPase IcmF, with the protein MSSDAQQDTAGLHVPVHPVRIVTAAALFDGHDAAINIMRRLLQAQGAEVIHLGHDRGVDEVVTAAIQEDAQGIALSSYQGGHVEYFSYLIERLRERGAGDIRVFGGGGGVIVPAEIELLQSRGVARIFSPQDGQAMGLARMINTIIAGCDVDLAGDGPKLEEVIGGEQGALARAITVLEADRDGGLAAALREEADRRPAVPVLGITGTGGSGKSSLTDELLRRFRLDQGDALRIAVLAVDPSRRRGGGALLGDRIRMNALGESDAGEVFFRSLATRAAGSEVPPSVPGAIAACKAAGYDLVIVETPGIGQGDAAIVPHCDVSLYVMTPEYGAASQLEKIDMLDFADVVAVNKFERRGAEDARRDVARQLVRNREAFDRSWEDMPVFGTSAARFQDDGVTALYQHLLGLLRDVGLPTRPGVLPAVEVRAATGLTTIVPPARARYLAEIAETVRGYHAETERQAQLARRREHLTTALDAVGTSSAEAGALTALRDEAGAALAPWARELLERWPAIVAERQGDQLSYTVRGTEIRTPLRRVTLAGSQVSRVAVPAIDDDARLVRFLRRENLPGYFPFTAGVFPFKRAGEAPARMFAGEGDAFRTNRRFHLLSAGSPATRLSTAFDSVTLYGRDPAPRPDVYGKVGTSGVSIATLDDMTALFDGFDLGDPATSVSMTINGPAPAILAMFLTTAIDQRLAAFVDEHGREPRDDEAAEVTAGALATVRGTVQADILKEDQGQNTCIFSTEFALRAMADVQEWFIEHNVRNFYSVSISGYHIAEAGANPITQLAFTLANGFTYVEAYLARGMRIDDFAPNLSFFFSNGMDAEYTVIGRVARRIWAVAMRERYGAAPRSQMLKYHVQTSGRSLHAQEMAFNDIRTTLQALCAIYDNCNSLHTNAYDEAVTTPTESSVRRALAIQVVIDQEWGLAANENPLQGSFIVDELTDLVEEAVLAEFERISDRGGVLGAMETGYQRGRIQDESMLYERRKHDGTLPIVGVNTFLAPDRAADDPERAADAAGPLELARATEDEKRSQLARLTDFQRRHAAEAEAALAELRAVAAGTGNTFAALMKAVRVCSLGQITQAFFDVGGQYRRNV; encoded by the coding sequence ATGTCATCCGACGCCCAGCAGGACACGGCAGGTCTGCATGTCCCCGTCCATCCAGTCCGGATCGTCACGGCGGCCGCGCTGTTCGACGGGCATGACGCGGCGATCAACATCATGCGTCGGCTGCTGCAGGCCCAGGGGGCGGAGGTGATCCACCTCGGCCACGACCGTGGCGTCGACGAGGTGGTGACCGCGGCGATCCAGGAGGACGCCCAGGGCATCGCCCTTTCCTCCTACCAGGGCGGCCATGTCGAGTACTTCAGCTACCTCATCGAGCGGCTCCGGGAACGCGGTGCGGGCGACATCCGCGTCTTCGGCGGGGGCGGTGGGGTGATCGTGCCGGCCGAGATCGAGCTGCTGCAGTCCCGCGGCGTCGCCCGGATCTTCTCCCCGCAGGACGGCCAGGCGATGGGCCTCGCCCGTATGATCAACACGATCATCGCCGGCTGCGACGTCGACCTCGCCGGGGACGGTCCGAAGCTCGAGGAGGTCATCGGCGGCGAACAGGGCGCGCTCGCCCGGGCGATCACGGTGCTCGAGGCCGATCGGGACGGTGGGCTGGCGGCAGCGCTGCGCGAGGAGGCCGATCGGCGGCCGGCCGTGCCCGTGCTGGGCATCACCGGCACCGGCGGCTCCGGGAAGTCCTCGCTGACCGATGAGCTGCTGCGCCGCTTCCGCCTCGACCAGGGCGACGCGCTGCGCATCGCCGTGCTGGCCGTCGATCCGAGCCGCCGGCGCGGTGGTGGGGCGTTGCTCGGCGACCGGATCCGGATGAACGCTCTGGGCGAGTCCGACGCCGGCGAGGTCTTCTTCCGCTCCCTGGCCACCCGGGCCGCAGGCAGCGAGGTTCCCCCCTCCGTGCCGGGGGCGATCGCGGCCTGTAAGGCGGCGGGGTACGACCTGGTGATCGTCGAGACCCCCGGTATCGGGCAGGGCGACGCGGCGATCGTGCCCCACTGCGACGTCTCCCTGTACGTGATGACACCGGAGTACGGTGCGGCCTCGCAGCTCGAGAAGATCGACATGCTCGACTTCGCCGACGTGGTCGCGGTGAACAAGTTCGAGCGTCGCGGCGCCGAGGACGCCCGCCGCGACGTCGCCCGCCAGCTCGTGCGCAACCGGGAGGCGTTCGACCGGTCCTGGGAGGACATGCCGGTCTTCGGTACCTCCGCGGCCCGCTTCCAGGACGACGGGGTTACCGCCCTCTACCAGCATCTGCTCGGCCTGCTCCGCGACGTCGGCCTGCCGACGCGGCCCGGCGTGCTGCCCGCTGTCGAGGTGCGCGCCGCCACGGGGCTGACGACCATCGTCCCGCCGGCGAGGGCCCGATACCTGGCCGAGATCGCCGAGACGGTGCGCGGCTACCACGCGGAGACCGAGCGGCAGGCCCAGCTCGCCCGCCGCCGCGAGCACCTGACCACCGCACTCGACGCCGTGGGTACCTCCTCGGCAGAGGCCGGCGCCCTCACCGCCCTGCGCGACGAGGCGGGTGCGGCGCTGGCGCCGTGGGCGCGGGAGCTGCTCGAACGGTGGCCGGCGATCGTGGCCGAGCGGCAGGGCGATCAGCTCTCCTACACGGTGCGCGGGACCGAGATCCGCACTCCGCTGCGTCGCGTGACCCTCGCCGGCAGCCAGGTCTCCCGCGTCGCGGTGCCGGCCATCGACGACGACGCCCGGCTGGTGCGGTTCCTGCGCCGGGAGAACCTGCCGGGATACTTCCCGTTCACCGCGGGGGTGTTCCCGTTCAAGCGTGCCGGGGAGGCGCCGGCGCGGATGTTCGCCGGGGAGGGGGACGCGTTCCGGACGAACCGGCGCTTCCACCTGCTGTCCGCCGGGTCGCCGGCGACGCGGCTGTCCACGGCCTTCGACTCGGTCACCCTCTACGGTCGCGACCCGGCCCCCCGACCCGACGTCTACGGCAAGGTCGGCACGTCGGGTGTGTCGATCGCGACCCTGGACGACATGACGGCCCTGTTCGACGGGTTCGATCTCGGTGACCCGGCGACCAGCGTGTCCATGACGATCAACGGCCCGGCGCCGGCCATCCTCGCGATGTTCCTGACCACCGCGATCGACCAGCGGCTGGCCGCGTTCGTCGACGAGCACGGCCGCGAGCCGCGTGACGACGAGGCCGCCGAGGTCACCGCCGGCGCGCTCGCCACCGTGCGGGGCACGGTCCAGGCCGACATCCTCAAGGAGGACCAGGGGCAGAACACCTGCATCTTCTCCACCGAGTTCGCGCTGCGGGCGATGGCCGACGTGCAGGAATGGTTCATCGAGCACAACGTCCGCAACTTCTACTCCGTCTCGATCTCCGGCTACCACATCGCCGAGGCCGGCGCGAACCCCATCACGCAGCTCGCCTTCACGCTGGCCAACGGATTCACCTACGTCGAGGCGTATCTCGCCCGAGGAATGCGAATCGACGACTTCGCGCCGAACCTGTCGTTCTTCTTCTCCAACGGGATGGACGCGGAATACACGGTCATCGGGCGGGTGGCGCGGCGAATCTGGGCGGTCGCGATGCGCGAGCGATACGGAGCCGCCCCCCGCTCGCAGATGCTCAAATATCACGTGCAGACCTCCGGCCGGTCACTGCACGCCCAGGAGATGGCGTTCAACGACATCCGCACGACCCTCCAGGCGCTGTGCGCGATCTACGACAACTGCAACAGCCTGCACACGAATGCCTACGACGAGGCCGTGACCACTCCCACCGAGAGCTCGGTGCGCCGTGCGCTCGCCATTCAGGTGGTCATCGATCAGGAATGGGGGCTCGCGGCCAACGAGAACCCCCTGCAGGGGTCGTTCATCGTCGACGAGCTGACCGACCTGGTCGAGGAGGCCGTGCTCGCCGAGTTCGAGCGGATAAGCGACCGCGGAGGCGTTCTGGGCGCGATGGAGACCGGTTATCAGCGGGGTCGGATCCAGGACGAGTCGATGCTCTACGAGCGCCGTAAGCACGACGGCACGCTGCCGATCGTCGGGGTCAACACCTTCCTCGCGCCCGACCGTGCCGCCGACGACCCGGAGCGCGCCGCCGATGCCGCCGGCCCCCTGGAGCTGGCCCGGGCCACCGAGGACGAGAAGCGTTCCCAGCTCGCCCGCCTGACCGACTTCCAGCGCCGGCACGCCGCCGAGGCCGAGGCCGCCCTGGCCGAGCTGCGCGCGGTTGCCGCCGGCACGGGAAACACCTTCGCGGCGTTGATGAAGGCGGTCCGGGTCTGCTCGCTCGGTCAGATCACCCAGGCGTTCTTCGACGTGGGCGGCCAGTATCGGCGCAATGTCTGA